The DNA window CTCGATAGCCAGAGACGGAGCGATTTGCGATCGGTATTATTCCTCATCACCGGTCTGTTCTCCGTCGCGCGCCTCTTTTGTTTCCGGTCTTTACCCGATTAATACCAACGTCTACAAAAACGGGATTCCCTTGAAGGAAGGCTTAGTGACCTTTGCTGAGGTTCTGAAGCAACAGGGCTATTCCACCTCCTACCTTGGTAAATGGCATTTGGAAGGAATCAAAGAAAAGCCTGGATTTGCACCGAAACGAAAATTCGGATTCGATGATAATCGTTATATGTGGGATGGCGGTCACTGGAAAAAAATGGGACTGAAGGAAGACGGATCGCCTTATGTGGCATCCATCGGAAGCAATGGAAAAGTGAACACGCGGGTGGACGGTGCGGATGAAAAATCGTTTACAACCGACTGGCTGGCGGATCGTACCATGGAGATTATTGAGCGCGATCAGCACAAGCCATTCTGCATCATGTGTTCGATCCCTGATCCGCACACCCCCAATACGGTTCGTGCACCCTACGACACCATGTTTAAAGATCTGCATTTCAAGAATCCGAAAACGATGGACTGGCCGCTGGAAAAAATGCCTAAATGGCATCGGGTCGGACAGAAAAATACCTGTCTCGAAATCGATCAGGACAAGTTTCAGCAATATTTCGGGATGGTTAAATGCATCGACGACAATGTCGGCCGAGTTCTGGGAGACCTAAAGGCAAAGGGGCTGGATCAGAATACCATTGTAATCTTTACTTCGGATCATGGGGACATGCTTGGGGAGCATAAGCGTACGAACAAGAGTATGCCCTTCGAAGCATCCGCGCGCATTCCGTTTGTCATCCGTTATCCGAAAAAAATACGGCCGGGTAAAGTGATTCATACTGCTTATACGACGGTGGATTTTGCTCCGACGATTCTCGGCATGATGGGTATTTCCGAAACCATTCCGAATGCTGAGGGAATCGATGGATCGTCTGCATTTTTAAGCAAGGAACTGGAGGTGAATGATGATCGCATCACGTATGTTACCAGTGCGCACCAAAATGCGGTGACGGCGGTTAACCAACGTTACAAGCTGGTGCTGACACCTATTGATGACCCCTGGCTGTTTGATCTGGAAAAGGATCCGGATGAGCTGATCAATCAATATCCCAAGCCGGAATATAAGGAGATCGGCCAGCGGATGAAAACTGCGCTAATGAATGCAATGAAGCGCGCCAATGAACCGATGCTGGTGTCGCCGAAAAAACCTTTGATTGTTGAGACTCGCAGCTAGGAAAATTTCATGAACAGACGTAGTTTTACAAAATGGGCTGCGGTCGGTTTAACGGCTGGAACCGGCAGTGTACTGGCGGATAAGCAGAAGCGACCGAATCTATTGGTCATTCATACCGACGAACATAACTTTCGCACACTCGGTTGCTACCGTGAGCAGTTGAGCGAAGACCAGGCTTTTGTTTGGGGCAAGGGTGTGAAGGTGGACACTCCGCATATTGACCGCATTGCGAATGAGGGCGCGATCTGCATGAACTATTATGCAACGTCACCGGTTTGTTCTCCATCGCGCGCCTCGTTTATGTCCGGGCAGTATCCGATTAAGACAGGAACCTGGAAAAACAGCATTCCGATGAAGGATGAAGTGGTGACATTTGCAGAAGTGTTACGCCGGGAAGGATATGCCACTTCATATTTGGGCAAATGGCACTTGGATGGTAAAGGACATCCGCAGTTTGCTCCGCAGCGCAAATTTGGTTTCGAGGACAACCGCTTCATGTGGAACGGTGGCCATTGGAAAAAGATGGCGCAGAATGACGACGGTTCGCCCAGGGTCGGGGCAACAAACCACAAGGGTAAACCGACCGGCAAGTTGGACAATGCCGACGAAAAATCATTCACCACCGACTGGCTCGCTGATCGATCGCTCGAAATCCTGGAACGGGATCGTCATAAGCCATTCTGTCTGATGGTTTCGATTCCCGACCCGCATTCCCCCAATACCGTGCGAAAACCATACGATACCATGTTTGCGGATCTCCCTTTCGAGCCGCCGCGTACCAGGAAAAGGATGCCAGCGGGCACGCTCCCGGGCTGGCGTTCATCGGAGAATAAGAATGGCGGCCAGGAGTTTGATAAGCAAAAGATGAGCGGATACTTCGGTATGGTGAAGTGCATCGATGAGAATGTCGGGCGGCTTCTCCAGTTCCTGGACGAAAAGGGGATAGCTGACAATACCATTGTGGTCTTTACCTCCGACCATGGTGACATGCTTTACGAGCACGACCAGGTGAACAAAGGGCAACCGTTTGATGGTTCTGCCCGCATCCCGTTCGTGATCCGCTATCCGAAAAAGATCAAGTCGGGCAAAGTCATTCACAAGGCGTATAATAATACTGATTTTGCGCCGACCATATTGGGCCTTATGGGTGCATCATTCATTCCGAGTGCGCAGGGAGTTGATTGCTCTGAGGATTTGTTAAGCAAGGATCAAAAGATTTTCGATGACCGCATCTCCTATATGGCGGAGGCCAATGGTTTGTGGGTGGCAACGGTCAGTCGGAAACATAAGCTGATCTATTCCTCGAAAGGCGAACCCTTCCTGTTCGATCTTGAAAAGGATCCGGATGAGTTGATTAATTTCTATGCCGATCCCGCGTATAAGACTGTTCTAAAAACTATGCACGAAGCCCTGGTGACAAGAATGACGATGGTCCAGGGGCCTGAGAGCAAAAAAACGAAAGTTCCAGTGATTTAAGGAGATACAATGAAGAAGTATTTATTTGAGGCTATCATTCTTTTAGTTACCTGTCATCAGGTGATGGCGGCGAAGCTGGGAATCAATGACGGATGGCTCTTTCAAAAGGGCGAGGTTGTCGGGGCGGAGGCCGTGGAGTTTGATTCCAGTGATTGGGAAGCGGTCGAGCTTCCGCATACCTATAATCCATCGGGCTCGGAAGAGATCTACCGCGAGCAACAGGAAGCGGTTCAGTATGTGGGGCCTGCCTGGTATCGCAAAAACCTGTTTGTTGATCAGGCGCAGAAGGGAAAACGCCTGTTTCTCCGGTTCGATGCGGCCTATCTGCGATCCGATGTTTTCCTGAACGGTGAAAAGATCGGACGGCATGACGGTGGATTTTCTGCATTCTGTTATGAAATCACCGGTCAGGTAAACTATGGAGCGGACAACGTCATCGCGGTTCGGGTAAATAATGAATTCAATGATGCCATTACTCCGCTGGGTGGCGGCTATCTTAAATTTGGCGGCATTACACGCCCGGTTTGGCTGATTGAAAAACCGCAGGTTTGTATTAGTCCGGTACACTATGCTTCCAGCGGTGTTTATTGCCGACAACTGGATGTCTCCCCGGAGAGAGCCGAACTCGAGATCGATACCGTGCTTAACGCTCCGGCAGGTGCAGGAGGTAAGTACAAAGTGGTTTGCACCATCAAGGATTCCTCCGGTACAGCTGTAGCAAAGGAAAGCAGGAACGTGAAGGTCAAGGCCGGCGAGCAGTGGACGGTAACTGTGCCCATGGAGGTGATGAAGCCCAGCCTTTGGAATGGTCTTGAAAATCCGGCCCTTTATCAACTGAGCGTTGAGCTTCAGCTAAAGGGAAAAACCGTTGATCAGGTGGATGTAACGACTGGATTTAAGACGGTTGCAGTGGATCGGGATAAGGGATTTTTCCTGAATGGGAAATCCTATCCGCTGTATGGTTGTGCACAGCATCAGTATTACCCGGGTGTCGGCTCGGCCATGCGTGCGGAACATTTTGAGCGTGATGCGGAAATCATGGAAGACCTGGGCATGAATGCGGTTCGTCTGTCTCACTATCCGCACAGCGAATACCGGTTTGATCTTTGCGACAAAGCTGGGATTGTAGTCTTTACGGAAATGGCGCTGATCAACCTTTTCAACGGTTCTGAAGCTTATACGGCCAACTGTGAACAGCAGTTGAAGGAGATGATCTATCAACTCTATAATCATCCGTCTGTTGCCATTTGGGGACTGTATAACGAGTTGCGTAGTGATGAGTGGAAAGGGTTTAACGGTCTGGAATTTCTTGCGGGGCTAAACCGTACGGCCAAGGAAATCGATCCGGCTCGTTTGACCTGCGGGGTTAGCTGGAAGGCCGGGGAGCGCAACGATATTCCCGATATCAATGGATGGAACCGCTATCAGGGCTGGTATTGGAATGCGTATGAGGGGGGACCAAGCGACTTCAGCTGGATCGACACCATGCGGGATGAATTTCCGAACCGTAAACTGGGCATCACGGAATACGGTGCGGGTGCGGCCAGTAACCATTTTGATGAGCATCGACGGATTGCCCCTTACAATAAAGATCAATTTCACCCTCAGGACTTTTATAACTGGAGTCACGAGGAGCACTGGGCGGCAATGCAGCAACGTCCGTGGCTATGGGGTACCTTTATCTGGACGTTATCGGAATTTCTTGTTCCGAACTATGATCAGGGCCGTGCCACCTTCCTGCACGATAAGGGCTTGGTGGGCGAAGACCGCAAGCAGTTTAAAGACGCCTTCTTTTTCTACAAGGCCAACTGGAATCCGGAACCGATGCTTCATCTCTGCGACAAGCGATTTGATGTTCGCCTGCTGGATACCGCTGAAATCACGGCCTATTCCAATCTGGATGAAGTAGAGCTGATCGTGAACGGAACGAGCATGGGTAAAATCACTGACGCTGAATATGGAATTCATCGCTGGAACAAGGTTCCGCTTAAGTCGGGCGAAAATAAAATCACCGTATCGTCCGGTACGTTTGCAGAAACCGCAGTCTGGCATCGGGTCACGGATATT is part of the Pontiella agarivorans genome and encodes:
- a CDS encoding glycoside hydrolase family 2 protein, with amino-acid sequence MKKYLFEAIILLVTCHQVMAAKLGINDGWLFQKGEVVGAEAVEFDSSDWEAVELPHTYNPSGSEEIYREQQEAVQYVGPAWYRKNLFVDQAQKGKRLFLRFDAAYLRSDVFLNGEKIGRHDGGFSAFCYEITGQVNYGADNVIAVRVNNEFNDAITPLGGGYLKFGGITRPVWLIEKPQVCISPVHYASSGVYCRQLDVSPERAELEIDTVLNAPAGAGGKYKVVCTIKDSSGTAVAKESRNVKVKAGEQWTVTVPMEVMKPSLWNGLENPALYQLSVELQLKGKTVDQVDVTTGFKTVAVDRDKGFFLNGKSYPLYGCAQHQYYPGVGSAMRAEHFERDAEIMEDLGMNAVRLSHYPHSEYRFDLCDKAGIVVFTEMALINLFNGSEAYTANCEQQLKEMIYQLYNHPSVAIWGLYNELRSDEWKGFNGLEFLAGLNRTAKEIDPARLTCGVSWKAGERNDIPDINGWNRYQGWYWNAYEGGPSDFSWIDTMRDEFPNRKLGITEYGAGAASNHFDEHRRIAPYNKDQFHPQDFYNWSHEEHWAAMQQRPWLWGTFIWTLSEFLVPNYDQGRATFLHDKGLVGEDRKQFKDAFFFYKANWNPEPMLHLCDKRFDVRLLDTAEITAYSNLDEVELIVNGTSMGKITDAEYGIHRWNKVPLKSGENKITVSSGTFAETAVWHRVTDIQNDSVLKEIVPSGSEWTVFFSDLMPKYKRAKGVKGIPGADSEVKYADLDAIWKQVDEAGTSRLPLIADQNWKGKAAYLKKTFKVDESGVKNPCLYLKQTARLSQANPGRVAISIDGRNVLTLEEGCDGYRLIPVGERCGQLTPGMHTITVIAEKPLKGGFVDIGLVEHISQKK
- a CDS encoding sulfatase family protein; amino-acid sequence: MNRRSFTKWAAVGLTAGTGSVLADKQKRPNLLVIHTDEHNFRTLGCYREQLSEDQAFVWGKGVKVDTPHIDRIANEGAICMNYYATSPVCSPSRASFMSGQYPIKTGTWKNSIPMKDEVVTFAEVLRREGYATSYLGKWHLDGKGHPQFAPQRKFGFEDNRFMWNGGHWKKMAQNDDGSPRVGATNHKGKPTGKLDNADEKSFTTDWLADRSLEILERDRHKPFCLMVSIPDPHSPNTVRKPYDTMFADLPFEPPRTRKRMPAGTLPGWRSSENKNGGQEFDKQKMSGYFGMVKCIDENVGRLLQFLDEKGIADNTIVVFTSDHGDMLYEHDQVNKGQPFDGSARIPFVIRYPKKIKSGKVIHKAYNNTDFAPTILGLMGASFIPSAQGVDCSEDLLSKDQKIFDDRISYMAEANGLWVATVSRKHKLIYSSKGEPFLFDLEKDPDELINFYADPAYKTVLKTMHEALVTRMTMVQGPESKKTKVPVI
- a CDS encoding sulfatase family protein; its protein translation is MKRRDFTKLAATTMVAATGSTLAAKQTKPNLLIFQTDEHNFRTLGCYRDLMSEDQAFVWGKGVKVDTPHIDSIARDGAICDRYYSSSPVCSPSRASFVSGLYPINTNVYKNGIPLKEGLVTFAEVLKQQGYSTSYLGKWHLEGIKEKPGFAPKRKFGFDDNRYMWDGGHWKKMGLKEDGSPYVASIGSNGKVNTRVDGADEKSFTTDWLADRTMEIIERDQHKPFCIMCSIPDPHTPNTVRAPYDTMFKDLHFKNPKTMDWPLEKMPKWHRVGQKNTCLEIDQDKFQQYFGMVKCIDDNVGRVLGDLKAKGLDQNTIVIFTSDHGDMLGEHKRTNKSMPFEASARIPFVIRYPKKIRPGKVIHTAYTTVDFAPTILGMMGISETIPNAEGIDGSSAFLSKELEVNDDRITYVTSAHQNAVTAVNQRYKLVLTPIDDPWLFDLEKDPDELINQYPKPEYKEIGQRMKTALMNAMKRANEPMLVSPKKPLIVETRS